The Humulus lupulus chromosome 3, drHumLupu1.1, whole genome shotgun sequence genome window below encodes:
- the LOC133825252 gene encoding uncharacterized protein LOC133825252 produces MVRRHKSVQKLAKQEDMPEFPSSKGGTNVQVPTAEEVFEEEVGVVVAEKGFDPRDSGLPSKETFVQANDLGSMSWPEEVDARSFQDSAKEIWARFRESLPSYGCTKLHFMEPIQKDGQLVAKLDVDEIEVEASFWKSALICVVIGANPPLAVFEGFIKRIWGKLGIECVARMNAGFIMVKFRDEATLNLVLESGVIHFDKKPIVLRPWTTNIDSLKSVKSVPVWIRLPDLGLQYWGVKCLSALVSTIGKPIMIDKTTKDRSMIKFAQVLVDMEIAETLPQYINYLNERGQVMEQPIEYEWLPTKCSNCKKLGHTVSTCKFVSEVAWRKKESKSKPKIDPSGVEEIVVLNSSDPMSSSSIQQLQLGLAQPSERPKEQNWSYPKRSGVLRPVE; encoded by the coding sequence ATGGTGAGGAGGCATAAATCTGTGCAGAAGCTTGCTAAGCAAGAAGATATGCCAGAGTTCCCTTCATCCAAAGGCGGTACAAATGTTCAAGTTCCGACTGCTGAGGAAGTTTTTGAAGAGGAAGTGGGTGTTGTTGTTGCAGAGAAGGGGTTCGACCCTAGGGATTCTGGTCTTCCATCAAAGGAGACATTTGTGCAAGCCAATGATCTGGGTTCAATGTCGTGGCCTGAAGAGGTTGATGCTAGATCGTTTCAAGATTCAGCCAAAGAAATCTGGGCTCGGTTTAGGGAATCTCTTCCTTCCTATGGTTGTACGAAACTGCATTTCATGGAGCCAATTCAGAAGGATGGTCAGCTAGTTGCTAAGCTGGATGTTGATGAGATTGAAGTGGAAGCTTCATTTTGGAAATCTGCTCTGATATGTGTTGTGATAGGCGCTAACCCTCCACTAGCTGTGTTTGAAGGGTTCATTAAACGGATTTGGGGAAAGCTTGGTATAGAGTGTGTGGCTCGAATGAATGCAGGGTTCATAATGGTGAAGTTTAGGGATGAAGCTACTCTTAATCTGGTTCTGGAGTCTGGGGTGATTCATTTTGATAAGAAGCCTATAGTTCTCCGTCCCTGGACTACAAACATTGATTCCTTGAAGTCAGTCAAATCAGTGCCAGTGTGGATTCGATTACCTGATCTTGGTTTACAATATTGGGGAGTGAAGTGTTTGAGTGCTCTTGTTAGTACAATCGGTAAGCCTATAATGATAGATAAGACTACCAAGGATAGATCTATGATTAAGTTTGCTCAAGTCTTAGTAGATATGGAGATTGCAGAAACTCTACCTCAATATATCAACTATCTAAATGAGAGGGGTCAAGTTATGGAACAACCTATAGAGTATGAATGGTTACCAACAAAATGTTCTAACTGTAAGAAGCTAGGACATACGGTTTCTACTTGTAAGTTTGTTTCTGAAGTAGCTTGGAGGAAGAAGGAATCTAAGAGCAAACCAAAAATTGACCCTTCTGGGGTGGAGGAGATTGTTGTTCTGAATAGTTCTGATCCGATGAGCTCTTCTTCGATTCAGCAGCTTCAGTTAGGATTGGCTCAACCAAGTGAAAGACCCAAAGAACAAAATTGGTCATATCCGAAAAGATCTGGGGTATTGAGACCAGTTGAATAG